Proteins co-encoded in one Acinetobacter lwoffii genomic window:
- a CDS encoding universal stress protein → MAYQHILVPVDGSEISFSAVRHAAKIAKAFGSQLSLISLIAEDPFTEADFYYSSSIMKEYFIEAHANAKKALKEATAIAAGEGIEAQSRIVTGLVNAEHIAETAGEVKADLIVMGSHGRKGFQKMILGSFAQDVLGASEIPVLIVKK, encoded by the coding sequence ATGGCTTATCAACATATTTTAGTCCCAGTGGACGGTTCAGAAATTTCCTTTTCTGCAGTACGACATGCTGCCAAAATTGCCAAGGCATTCGGTAGTCAGCTTTCCCTAATCAGCCTGATCGCAGAAGATCCTTTTACCGAGGCTGATTTCTATTACAGCTCCTCCATCATGAAGGAATATTTTATCGAGGCACATGCCAATGCCAAAAAGGCCTTGAAAGAAGCCACTGCCATCGCAGCCGGTGAAGGTATTGAAGCGCAATCCCGCATTGTCACAGGTTTAGTCAATGCAGAGCATATTGCTGAAACCGCGGGTGAAGTGAAAGCAGACCTGATTGTTATGGGTTCTCATGGCCGTAAAGGCTTCCAGAAAATGATTCTGGGCAGCTTTGCACAAGATGTATTGGGTGCGAGTGAAATTCCCGTACTGATCGTGAAAAAATAA
- a CDS encoding alpha/beta hydrolase produces MRFFAIHLLLISSVILSGCQTAQNSKVIAGAFNLTTGLQQKVMDRYAPSAVIVQQNIAYAPQQKLSLDLYQPQNIASIGPRPTIVWIHGGGWISGSKEHARGYFKLLAAQGYNVVSVQYQFAPQVTYPSQLHQINQALEFLDTYADTYQIDAQNLYLAGDSAGANMASHYAALLTNPVFADQSGIQPHLQPTQLKGLILHCGIYDLEAFASTAPEEMKIIEWGVFNLIQAYTGDRKHDAEFLKQISPIQYITPSYPPVFISGGNKDFLTDTQSLPFVKALKEQQVPVTEIFYPESKAWLIHEYQFFMGKKESQQTFVRTLDFLHQLSP; encoded by the coding sequence TTGAGGTTTTTTGCCATTCATCTTTTGCTCATAAGTTCAGTTATTCTTTCCGGCTGTCAGACCGCACAGAACAGTAAAGTCATTGCCGGTGCTTTTAACCTGACCACAGGCTTGCAGCAAAAAGTGATGGATCGTTATGCACCTAGTGCGGTTATCGTGCAGCAGAATATTGCCTATGCGCCGCAACAGAAATTATCTCTGGATCTGTATCAGCCGCAGAATATTGCCAGTATTGGCCCACGACCGACCATTGTCTGGATTCATGGCGGCGGCTGGATTTCAGGTTCTAAAGAACATGCACGGGGTTATTTCAAGCTGCTGGCGGCACAGGGCTATAACGTGGTATCCGTGCAATATCAGTTTGCGCCACAAGTGACCTATCCAAGCCAGTTACACCAGATCAATCAGGCACTTGAATTTCTCGATACCTATGCAGACACCTACCAAATCGATGCCCAGAACTTATATCTGGCCGGAGATTCTGCCGGGGCGAATATGGCCAGCCATTACGCCGCGCTTTTGACCAATCCTGTATTTGCCGACCAATCCGGTATTCAGCCTCATCTGCAACCTACGCAGCTTAAAGGTTTAATCTTGCATTGTGGAATTTATGACTTGGAAGCATTTGCCAGCACAGCACCTGAAGAAATGAAAATTATCGAATGGGGTGTCTTTAACCTGATTCAGGCTTATACCGGCGATCGTAAACATGATGCCGAGTTTTTAAAGCAGATTTCTCCGATTCAGTATATTACGCCGTCTTATCCGCCAGTGTTCATCAGTGGCGGGAACAAGGATTTTCTGACCGATACTCAGTCGCTACCATTTGTAAAAGCTTTGAAGGAACAGCAGGTTCCTGTGACTGAAATATTTTATCCAGAGTCTAAGGCCTGGCTCATTCATGAATATCAGTTTTTTATGGGAAAAAAGGAAAGTCAGCAAACCTTTGTCAGAACCCTGGATTTTTTACATCAGCTTTCCCCTTGA